TTTCGCCCGCTGGGCCCTGCAGAAATACGAGCACCCGAAAAAGGTCCAGAGCCTGGGCGGTTTCTACGCTTTCGACAGCGAGCAGGAGACCCCCAACACCCAGATGTCGGTGCTGGAGTACGCGGACGGCAAGATCGTGCAACTCGAGGTGCGCGGCCTTTACACCAACAAGGAGGCCGAGGAGAACATGGGTGTGCTGTTTTTCGGCACCGAGGGCTGGATGAAGCTGGGACGGGGCGCCTGGAGCACCTATTTCGGCCGTAAGGATGAGCCGGGGCCGACCAGCGACAATTATAAAGAGGCCACCAGTGGGTACAAGGCGCATGATGTCCGCGCGGTGGAATACAGCCCGCATTTCGAGAATT
Above is a window of bacterium DNA encoding:
- a CDS encoding gfo/Idh/MocA family oxidoreductase, with product FARWALQKYEHPKKVQSLGGFYAFDSEQETPNTQMSVLEYADGKIVQLEVRGLYTNKEAEENMGVLFFGTEGWMKLGRGAWSTYFGRKDEPGPTSDNYKEATSGYKAHDVRAVEYSPHFENFIQAVRSHRREDLNAEILEGHLSATMCHLPNIAYRLGRTVEFDSATETFPGDAEAQAMVSREYRFPYVVPENV